From one Peptoniphilaceae bacterium AMB_02 genomic stretch:
- the cmk gene encoding (d)CMP kinase, whose product MTAITIDGPSGAGKSTIAKKLANRLGYEYLDTGAMYRYITLYLINNKIDLTNKDLVCKLIQKNGTLKDEFKLLDSETNMDIRSKQVTRNVSLVSSYDCVRTFLVELQREISDNTDIVLDGRDIGSVVLPNAEFKFYLTASEQERARRRHLQYKDSSSDTYEEILKDIIRRDAYDMNREISPLVIPKNATIIDSTDLTIKETIDKMLGCILGENNAI is encoded by the coding sequence ATGACAGCAATAACTATAGATGGTCCATCAGGTGCCGGTAAGAGTACAATAGCTAAAAAACTAGCAAATAGACTAGGATATGAGTATTTGGATACCGGTGCAATGTACCGTTATATCACACTTTATTTAATAAATAATAAGATAGATTTAACAAATAAAGACCTGGTATGTAAACTGATACAGAAAAATGGAACTCTAAAAGATGAGTTTAAACTCTTGGATTCTGAAACCAATATGGATATAAGATCAAAACAAGTAACCAGAAATGTTTCTCTGGTTTCTAGTTATGATTGTGTTAGAACATTTTTAGTTGAACTTCAAAGAGAGATTTCCGATAATACTGATATAGTTTTAGACGGAAGAGATATAGGATCAGTTGTGCTTCCTAATGCTGAATTTAAGTTTTACTTAACGGCCAGCGAACAAGAAAGAGCGAGAAGAAGACATCTTCAGTATAAGGATTCCAGTTCAGATACCTATGAAGAGATTTTAAAAGATATCATACGAAGAGATGCTTATGATATGAATAGAGAAATCTCACCACTTGTGATACCGAAGAACGCAACAATAATCGACTCTACAGATTTAACAATAAAGGAGACCATTGATAAAATGCTAGGTTGTATATTAGGAGAAAACAATGCTATATAA
- a CDS encoding NAD(P)/FAD-dependent oxidoreductase, which yields MKTITIIGSGPAGMFAAINAKTKDNKVIILESNDRLGKKLAITGKGRCNLTNSSYIGDFISQIISNSEFMYGPFFTFTNENLIDFFETNGLKLKTERGDRVFPETDSAFDVIDVLRKELNKRKIEVVFNTKVTGINKTGDNFIINTNDGEFISDICIIATGGMSYSRTGSDGSGYELAKSLGHEIIKPLPSLVPIEIKEKWVKSLTGVSLKNVELSLVENNKEIYSEFGEMIFSHYGISGPIVLTLSNHIEPKHDYEFYLDLKPALAEDILDKRILRDFEKYKNKAIKNALSDLTISSLIPIILELSGINPDKPVHQISKAERISLLKVFKSMKMTFSSLRPIDEAIITRGGVNVNEINPSTMESKIVAGLYFAGEIIDVDANTGGYNLQIAFSTAYVAGTHSKGDNN from the coding sequence ATGAAAACAATAACAATTATAGGCAGCGGTCCGGCAGGTATGTTTGCTGCAATTAATGCCAAAACTAAAGACAATAAAGTCATAATCTTGGAATCCAATGATAGATTAGGAAAAAAACTTGCAATAACTGGCAAAGGCAGGTGTAATCTTACAAATAGTTCCTATATTGGAGACTTTATATCTCAAATTATATCCAATAGTGAATTTATGTATGGTCCATTTTTTACTTTTACTAATGAGAATTTAATTGATTTTTTTGAAACAAATGGATTAAAGCTGAAAACTGAAAGAGGGGATAGAGTCTTTCCGGAAACGGATAGTGCCTTTGATGTAATTGATGTATTAAGGAAAGAACTCAATAAAAGAAAGATTGAAGTTGTGTTCAATACAAAGGTAACCGGAATTAATAAGACCGGTGATAATTTTATAATAAATACAAATGATGGAGAATTTATTTCTGATATCTGTATTATCGCAACCGGAGGCATGTCATATTCTAGAACCGGATCGGATGGTTCCGGATATGAATTAGCAAAAAGTCTTGGACATGAAATCATTAAACCGCTTCCTTCTTTAGTCCCAATTGAAATAAAAGAAAAATGGGTAAAATCTCTTACAGGTGTTAGTCTTAAAAATGTTGAATTGTCATTAGTAGAAAATAATAAAGAGATATACTCTGAATTTGGAGAGATGATATTTTCACACTATGGTATATCTGGTCCAATAGTTCTAACTCTTAGTAATCATATTGAACCTAAGCATGATTACGAATTTTATTTGGATTTAAAGCCCGCTTTGGCCGAAGATATTTTGGATAAAAGAATATTAAGGGATTTTGAGAAATATAAGAATAAAGCTATTAAAAATGCACTTTCTGATTTGACAATAAGTTCTTTAATACCGATAATTCTCGAACTGTCTGGAATAAATCCCGACAAACCGGTACATCAGATTTCAAAGGCCGAACGAATCAGTTTGTTGAAAGTTTTTAAGTCTATGAAAATGACTTTTAGTTCTTTAAGACCTATTGACGAAGCTATTATTACGCGTGGCGGAGTAAATGTTAATGAGATTAATCCCTCTACCATGGAAAGTAAGATAGTAGCAGGATTATACTTCGCCGGAGAAATTATTGATGTAGATGCAAATACAGGCGGTTATAATTTACAAATTGCTTTTTCAACCGCTTATGTCGCCGGAACACATTCGAAAGGAGATAATAATTAA
- a CDS encoding class I SAM-dependent methyltransferase gives MLKLVKDVSMDSILQPNATELMYFLLDNYSLDVNIIVDMTLGNGNDAFKLLTKYPDAFLFGFDIQENAINNSKKYLSKEHSKARYKLILDDHMNVGKYLNSKVDLVIYNLGYLPGGDKSIKTSSISTITSLNTILKEFLNKNGLVFITAYTGHAGGEKEYSDLIEFINGLDQKQFNAMNFNFINQKNHPPKLIAIERLN, from the coding sequence ATGTTAAAACTTGTAAAGGATGTAAGCATGGATAGTATCCTTCAACCAAATGCAACCGAACTAATGTATTTTTTATTAGATAATTACAGTTTAGATGTCAATATAATCGTGGACATGACCCTAGGTAACGGGAATGATGCATTTAAGCTACTTACTAAGTATCCTGATGCATTTTTATTTGGATTTGACATACAAGAAAATGCAATAAATAATAGTAAAAAGTATTTATCAAAAGAGCATTCTAAGGCGAGATATAAATTAATCCTAGACGATCATATGAATGTCGGTAAATATCTTAATTCAAAAGTTGACCTGGTCATTTATAATTTAGGTTATTTGCCCGGGGGAGATAAAAGCATTAAAACCTCTTCAATATCAACTATTACAAGCTTAAATACCATCTTGAAAGAATTTTTGAATAAAAATGGACTGGTTTTCATAACCGCATATACCGGTCATGCAGGTGGAGAAAAGGAGTACTCTGACTTAATTGAATTTATTAACGGATTGGATCAAAAGCAGTTCAATGCTATGAACTTTAATTTTATTAACCAAAAGAATCATCCGCCAAAACTCATCGCAATAGAAAGGCTCAACTGA
- a CDS encoding pseudouridine synthase: protein MRLNKYIARSGYCSRRKADELIFDGLVTVDGQVCSNPATQVEPSVNEVRVSNKIINLIHNNDYLMLNKPIGYMSSLNDPHYDKFVIDLLPEKYNTVYPIGRLDVDSHGLLLLTNDGDLTYKLTHPKNNIVKEYIVSIDKKLNSEDLKKLESGVMIDNKYICKAKIKVHPSKNGFRYRVYISEGRNRQIRKMFAALGYEVIDLMRVAIEELSIGDLKTGEFRLLTESEIKYLEDL, encoded by the coding sequence ATGAGACTTAATAAATATATTGCAAGATCGGGCTACTGTTCAAGAAGAAAAGCCGATGAATTAATCTTTGATGGTTTAGTCACTGTGGATGGTCAAGTATGTAGTAATCCTGCAACTCAAGTAGAACCATCAGTTAATGAAGTTAGAGTATCGAATAAAATTATTAATCTTATTCATAATAACGATTATTTAATGCTAAACAAACCTATTGGTTATATGTCATCACTTAATGATCCACATTATGATAAATTTGTTATAGACCTACTTCCGGAAAAGTACAATACTGTTTATCCTATAGGCAGATTAGATGTCGATTCACATGGACTGCTTTTGTTAACTAATGATGGCGATCTAACTTATAAATTAACTCACCCAAAAAACAATATAGTTAAAGAGTATATAGTGTCTATCGATAAAAAACTTAATAGCGAGGATTTAAAAAAACTTGAAAGCGGAGTTATGATTGACAATAAATATATCTGCAAAGCAAAAATTAAAGTACATCCAAGTAAAAATGGTTTCCGATATAGAGTTTATATATCCGAGGGCAGGAACAGACAAATCAGAAAGATGTTTGCAGCCTTAGGTTATGAGGTTATTGATTTAATGAGAGTTGCTATTGAAGAATTGTCCATTGGCGATTTAAAAACCGGTGAGTTTCGACTTTTAACTGAATCTGAAATAAAATACCTGGAGGATTTATAA
- the scpB gene encoding SMC-Scp complex subunit ScpB, with amino-acid sequence MKMNDREYKSIIEALLFFWGDPLSIESISEILEITKTRATTLMEELIDEFQNNQRGTCIKKINNSYQLVTISSANQYIKKLMIEEDEKQLSNSAMETLSIIAYKQPVTRVEIESIRGVKSNSSINTLLERGLIKELGKLDRIGRPIIYGTTDEFLRVFGLENIEKLPNINAIDQISATDSDINET; translated from the coding sequence ATGAAGATGAATGATAGAGAATATAAGTCAATAATTGAAGCGCTACTATTTTTTTGGGGAGATCCTCTTTCAATTGAGAGTATATCAGAAATACTTGAGATTACAAAAACGCGAGCTACAACTCTCATGGAAGAGCTAATCGATGAATTTCAAAATAATCAAAGGGGAACTTGCATTAAAAAAATAAATAATAGCTACCAATTAGTAACTATTTCCAGTGCCAATCAGTATATAAAAAAACTTATGATTGAAGAAGATGAAAAACAGCTATCCAATTCTGCTATGGAGACTCTATCAATTATAGCTTATAAGCAACCTGTAACGAGGGTTGAGATAGAATCAATACGAGGGGTAAAGAGTAATAGCAGTATAAATACCCTTTTAGAAAGAGGTCTCATAAAAGAACTAGGAAAGCTGGACAGAATCGGTAGACCAATAATATATGGAACGACAGATGAATTTTTAAGGGTTTTCGGATTGGAAAATATCGAAAAATTACCGAATATAAATGCTATAGATCAAATCAGTGCAACGGATAGTGATATTAATGAGACTTAA